The following proteins are encoded in a genomic region of Drosophila bipectinata strain 14024-0381.07 chromosome XL, DbipHiC1v2, whole genome shotgun sequence:
- the LOC138926528 gene encoding trichohyalin-like produces MISIGTIPEDEWILKSIVTTEESRAQNSAARAQRRRSERIRNLERLRDTAAHADRRLDFQFRVPERVRDAESHFDRRQNPDYQRGVSERIRDMEARATRREDPEERRREQLRNTADHSTRRDNPEHRIPERIRDMEAHAARRVDLEERRREQVQNTADHATRRTIPEYRNPERVWDATARAIRREDSEERRQEQRVLFVERTPRSGDKSRCKILLPMPLGGPIPNFEFKSRFGTPQREDPEERAREQERNTGEHRQRRRDTEDKQRERERDADYRRATRRNPIARTQEQRINTSQRRETRQQRRIREQQIRLMAEERLINFRMDPQNRLDASQRQSQRNMDARAQLSEDELDQEREQQRNRIRATARDLYHRNIKEGPTEIYLQEESRAQNSAARAQRRRSERIRNLERLRDTAAHADRRLDFQFRVPERVRDAESHFDRRQNPDYQRGVSERIRDMEARATRREDPEERRREQLRNTADHSTRRDNPEHRIPERIRDMEAHAARRVDLEERRREQVQNTADHATRRTIPEYRNPERRVLFVERTPRSGDKSRCKILLPMPLGGPIPNFEFKSRFGTPQREDPEERAREQERNTGEHRQRRRDTEDKQRERERDADYRRATRRNPIARTQEQRINTSQRRETRQQRRIREQQIRLMAEERLINFRMDPQNRLDASQRQSQRNMDARAQLSEDELDQEREQQRNRIRATARDLYHRNIKEGPTEIYLQEESRAQNSAARAQRRRSERIRNLERLRDTAAHADRRLDFQFRVPERVRDAESHFDRRQNPDYQRGVSERIRDMEARATRREDPEERRREQLRNTADHSTRRDNPEHRIPERIRDMEAHAARRVDLEERRREQVQNTADHATRRTIPEYRNPERRVLFVERTPRSGDKSRCKILLPMPLGGPIPNFEFKSRFGTPQREDPEERAREQERNTGEHRQRRRDTEDKQRERERDADYRRATRRNPIARTQEQRINTSQRRETRQQRRIREQQIRLMAEERLINFRMDPQNRLDASQRQSQRNMDARAQLSEDELDQEREQQRNRIRATARDLYHRNIKEGPTEICICCGGTWFRSHLEGICLADFAAWYRFVKRNARSAANHREDYDEENDVEVDDEDEVAEQSYPLMDGSGCVKKRRHALILRWVRFSINSSPSDYFREHLMLFYPWRNEEAELLSNDIEDTFRVNHEAIKAKKRNYDVFDDMELERVLEDLQEDRGDNAPVAEEPASQFLDEEFRALAVPNIERNVNILQDDNAI; encoded by the exons ATGATATCCATCGGCACCATCCCAGAAGATGAGTGGATACTGAAAAGCATCGTAACAACG GAGGAAAGTCGTGCGCAGAATTCCGCAGCACGGGCTCAGAGGAGACGCAGCGAAAGGATTCGCAATCTAGAGCGCCTTCGGGATACTGCAGCACATGCTGATAGGCGACTGGATTTTCAATTCCGTGTTCCAGAGAGGGTTCGGGACGCAGAATCGCATTTTGATCGTCGACAGAACCCAGACTATCAGAGAGGTGTTTCAGAGAGGATTCGGGACATGGAAGCACGGGCGACCCGTCGAGAAGACCCCGAGGAGCGGCGACGAGAGCAGTTACGAAACACTGCTGACCATTCTACTCGGAGGGATAATCCAGAGCACCGAATTCCCGAACGGATTAGGGACATGGAGGCACACGCGGCCCGCCGAGTGGACCTGGAGGAGCGGCGAcgagagcaggtgcaaaatactgctgaccatgcgacgcggaggactattccggagtaccgaaatccggaacgAGTTTGGGACgccacagcgcgtgctattcgtcgagaggactccgaggagcggcgacaagagcag cgcgtgctattcgtcgagaggactccgaggagcggcgacaagagcaggtgcaaaatactgctgccCATGCCTCTCGGAGGACCAATCCCGAATTTCGAATTCAAGAGCAGAttcgggacgccgcagcgcgaGGACCCAGAGGAACGTGCAAGGGAACAGGAAAGGAACACTGGAGAACACCGACAGCGACGAAGGGATACGGAAGACAAGCAGCGAGAACGGGAAAGGGACGCCGATTACAGGAGAGCAACCAGGAGAAATCCCATCGCAAGAACACAGGAGCAACGGATAAACACATCGCAACGCCGGGAAACACGACAACAGCGGAGGATTCGGGAACAACAAATTCGACTAATGGCAGAGGAAAGATTAATAAACTTCAGGATGGACCCCCAAAATCGACTGGATGCCTCCCAAAGGCAGTCTCAACGCAATATGGACGCAAGAGCTCAACTTTCGGAGGACGAACTGGATCAGGAACGAGAACAACAGCGAAATAGGATTCGAGCAACAGCAAGGGATCTTTATCACAGGAACATAAAGGAAGGACCAACggaaattt ACTTACAGGAGGAAAGTCGTGCGCAGAATTCCGCAGCACGGGCTCAGAGGAGACGCAGCGAAAGGATTCGCAATCTAGAGCGCCTTCGGGATACTGCAGCACATGCTGATAGGCGACTGGATTTTCAATTCCGTGTTCCAGAGAGGGTTCGGGACGCAGAATCGCATTTTGATCGTCGACAGAACCCAGACTATCAGAGAGGTGTTTCAGAGAGGATTCGGGACATGGAAGCACGGGCGACCCGTCGAGAAGACCCCGAGGAGCGGCGACGAGAGCAGTTACGAAACACTGCTGACCATTCTACTCGGAGGGATAATCCAGAGCACCGAATTCCCGAACGGATTAGGGACATGGAGGCACACGCGGCCCGCCGAGTGGACCTGGAGGAGCGGCGAcgagagcaggtgcaaaatactgctgaccatgcgacgcggaggactattccggagtaccgaaatccggaacga cgcgtgctattcgtcgagaggactccgaggagcggcgacaagagcaggtgcaaaatactgctgccCATGCCTCTCGGAGGACCAATCCCGAATTTCGAATTCAAGAGCAGAttcgggacgccgcagcgcgaGGACCCAGAGGAACGTGCAAGGGAACAGGAAAGGAACACTGGAGAACACCGACAGCGACGAAGGGATACGGAAGACAAGCAGCGAGAACGGGAAAGGGACGCCGATTACAGGAGAGCAACCAGGAGAAATCCCATCGCAAGAACACAGGAGCAACGGATAAACACATCGCAACGCCGGGAAACACGACAACAGCGGAGGATTCGGGAACAACAAATTCGACTAATGGCAGAGGAAAGATTAATAAACTTCAGGATGGACCCCCAAAATCGACTGGATGCCTCCCAAAGGCAGTCTCAACGCAATATGGACGCAAGAGCTCAACTTTCGGAGGACGAACTGGATCAGGAACGAGAACAACAGCGAAATAGGATTCGAGCAACAGCAAGGGATCTTTATCACAGGAACATAAAGGAAGGACCAACggaaattt ACTTACAGGAGGAAAGTCGTGCGCAGAATTCCGCAGCACGGGCTCAGAGGAGACGCAGCGAAAGGATTCGCAATCTAGAGCGCCTTCGGGATACTGCAGCACATGCTGATAGGCGACTGGATTTTCAATTCCGTGTTCCAGAGAGGGTTCGGGACGCAGAATCGCATTTTGATCGTCGACAGAACCCAGACTATCAGAGAGGTGTTTCAGAGAGGATTCGGGACATGGAAGCACGGGCGACCCGTCGAGAAGACCCCGAGGAGCGGCGACGAGAGCAGTTACGAAACACTGCTGACCATTCTACTCGGAGGGATAATCCAGAGCACCGAATTCCCGAACGGATTAGGGACATGGAGGCACACGCGGCCCGCCGAGTGGACCTGGAGGAGCGGCGAcgagagcaggtgcaaaatactgctgaccatgcgacgcggaggactattccggagtaccgaaatccggaacgg cgcgtgctattcgtcgagaggactccgaggagcggcgacaagagcaggtgcaaaatactgctgccCATGCCTCTCGGAGGACCAATCCCGAATTTCGAATTCAAGAGCAGAttcgggacgccgcagcgcgaGGACCCAGAGGAACGTGCAAGGGAACAGGAAAGGAACACTGGAGAACACCGACAGCGACGAAGGGATACGGAAGACAAGCAGCGAGAACGGGAAAGGGACGCCGATTACAGGAGAGCAACCAGGAGAAATCCCATCGCAAGAACACAGGAGCAACGGATAAACACATCGCAACGCCGGGAAACACGACAACAGCGGAGGATTCGGGAACAACAAATTCGACTAATGGCAGAGGAAAGATTAATAAACTTCAGGATGGACCCCCAAAATCGACTGGATGCCTCCCAAAGGCAGTCTCAACGCAATATGGACGCAAGAGCTCAACTTTCGGAGGACGAACTGGATCAGGAACGAGAACAACAGCGAAATAGGATTCGAGCAACAGCAAGGGATCTTTATCACAGGAACATAAAGGAAGGACCAACggaaatttgtatttgctgtGGAGGAACATGGTTCCGTTCGCAT TTGGAAGGAATTTGTTTAGCAGATTTCGCGGCTTGGTACAGATTTGTCAAGCGAAATGCACGATCTGCCGCTAATCATAGGGAAGACTATGATGAAGAAAATGATGTGGAGGTAGATGACGAAGATGAAGTTGCGGAGCAAAGCTATCCACTGATGGATGGGTCTGGTTGCGTTAAGAAACGCAGGCATGCCCTGATTCTAAGGTGGGTTCGCTTTAGCATTAACTCTTCACCTTCCGATTATTTCCGAGAGCATTTGATGCTTTTCTATCCTTGGCGAAATGAAGAAGCTGAACTTCTTTCCAACGATATTGAAGACACATTCCGAGTAAACCATGAAGCCATtaaggcaaaaaaaaggaactatGATGTGTTTGATGATATGGAGTTAGAAAGAGTTCTAGAAGATTTGCAAGAGGATAGGGGAGATAATGCTCCTGTTGCGGAAGAACCTGCCTCCCAATTTTTAGACGAAGAGTTTAGAGCTTTGGCAGTACCAAATATAGAGCGGAACGTAAATATTCTACAGGATGACAATGCA ATATAG